The Stenotrophomonas sp. ZAC14D1_NAIMI4_1 DNA segment TGCGTGGCCGCCTCAGTGGGCCGCCATGTAGATGTCCTGCAGCACGGCTTTTTCCAGCTCCAGCTCGCCCAGCACGTTCTTCACGATATCGCCCAGGCTGAGGATGCCGATCAGGCGGTTGCCATCGGTGACCATCAGGTGGCGGCGGCGCGAGTAGGTCATCAGGGACATGGCCTGCTTCAGCGTGGCCTCCGGCGCGATGCCTTCCAGCCCGGTGGTCGGCACGGTGGAAATCACCCGGCGGCCGGCCTGCGGGCCGTCGTCGGCCAGGCTGCGCACGATGTCCTTCTCGGAGATGATGCCGACCGGCACCTCGTCCTTCATCACCACCAGGGCAGCGATTTTATTCGCGCTCATCTTGTGGGCGGCGGCACCGATGGTGTCTTCCGAATCGATGGTGATGACAGCTTCTTTCTTGGATTGCAGGAGTTCGCGGACGTTCATTCTTGTTTCCTGGTGCAGGTCACTGAAGTCAAAAAAGT contains these protein-coding regions:
- a CDS encoding CBS domain-containing protein, coding for MNVRELLQSKKEAVITIDSEDTIGAAAHKMSANKIAALVVMKDEVPVGIISEKDIVRSLADDGPQAGRRVISTVPTTGLEGIAPEATLKQAMSLMTYSRRRHLMVTDGNRLIGILSLGDIVKNVLGELELEKAVLQDIYMAAH